The Bacteroidales bacterium genome has a window encoding:
- a CDS encoding CoA pyrophosphatase, whose amino-acid sequence MKESLNPEWWRKRLQGPLPGEGAQLRMAPAFRGSFPWQEKPVHAAVLALLYPSRGDTHLVFIKRNEYDGPHSAQVSFPGGAREAGDLSLEETALRETREETGVTGSIEILGSLTPLHIPVSNYMVYPFLGWMEETPEFDPDPTEVQYLIEVSLKELLDPAHCDSETIRHHDRAINAPFYRVGKDKIWGATAMMLSELLQLTGKLP is encoded by the coding sequence ATGAAGGAAAGCTTAAATCCGGAATGGTGGAGGAAGAGATTACAGGGACCCCTGCCCGGTGAAGGTGCACAGCTCAGGATGGCTCCTGCCTTCAGAGGCAGCTTTCCATGGCAGGAAAAACCCGTCCATGCCGCTGTGCTGGCCCTGCTCTATCCTTCCAGGGGAGATACACACCTGGTATTTATAAAACGGAACGAATACGACGGTCCGCACAGCGCACAGGTTTCCTTTCCGGGAGGAGCCCGGGAAGCAGGAGATCTTTCCCTGGAGGAGACTGCTCTCAGGGAGACCCGGGAAGAGACCGGTGTTACCGGTTCCATAGAGATTCTTGGATCGTTAACACCACTTCATATACCAGTCAGTAATTATATGGTATATCCTTTTCTGGGATGGATGGAGGAAACTCCGGAGTTTGATCCCGACCCTACAGAGGTTCAATACCTCATTGAAGTAAGTTTGAAAGAGCTGCTGGATCCTGCCCACTGCGATTCGGAAACTATCCGGCATCACGACCGGGCCATAAATGCCCCTTTCTATCGTGTGGGAAAAGATAAAATATGGGGAGCTACTGCAATGATGTTGAGCGAACTACTTCAATTGACTGGGAAACTTCCATAA